One genomic window of Xanthobacter dioxanivorans includes the following:
- a CDS encoding tyrosine-type recombinase/integrase: MRHDKRFLELHGNQYRVKVKVPAALREVVGKAHLKVPLHTDSLAKANMLKWSVVSDLKEQLTKAQRVAEAKAKGGDPVIVEAMEWREAIAKGDEVADDILLPERAEEIEKRHGTEVAVAFVKVASGRATPIQPLEPAWLAEANYAGRTETSRKQAVRVLLEWCRASSIPETVEAVDRKTAGRFISEVFIAKNADPATANKLITGLSAFWKWMEKRGHAVAGNPWERQSLKLKKVKTEEGEEAKRPFTNDEITKILAAAKGVLGDLCRLGALSGMRIGEMAELRVRNVKEGTIRVGQGKTEAATRDVPIHPDVAALVAARCEGKEADAYLFHELPDQQNAARPRGAPASQAFTRLLRELKLEDRIPGRRQARIDFHSFRRWFMRRARNALEKGATGFTAWTLAEVAGHSNESGPLALTMGRYPGASRIEAKRACVEAVQLPKPKVDETSS, from the coding sequence ATGCGTCACGACAAGCGTTTTCTTGAGCTTCACGGCAATCAGTACCGGGTCAAGGTGAAGGTTCCTGCTGCACTGCGGGAGGTCGTCGGCAAGGCCCACCTGAAGGTGCCGCTACACACCGACAGCCTCGCCAAGGCGAACATGCTGAAGTGGTCCGTCGTCTCGGACCTGAAAGAGCAGCTTACGAAAGCCCAGCGGGTCGCCGAGGCCAAGGCGAAGGGCGGCGACCCTGTCATTGTCGAGGCGATGGAATGGCGCGAGGCCATCGCCAAGGGTGACGAAGTGGCCGACGACATTCTCCTCCCAGAGCGGGCGGAGGAGATCGAGAAGCGGCACGGGACCGAGGTCGCAGTTGCCTTCGTCAAGGTAGCGTCAGGACGGGCCACGCCCATTCAACCCCTGGAGCCGGCTTGGCTCGCCGAGGCGAATTATGCAGGGCGCACCGAGACATCGCGGAAACAGGCCGTGCGGGTGCTCCTCGAATGGTGCCGCGCCTCTTCGATCCCGGAGACGGTGGAGGCCGTCGACAGGAAGACGGCGGGTCGCTTCATCTCAGAGGTGTTCATCGCGAAGAACGCCGACCCGGCCACAGCGAATAAGCTCATCACGGGCCTGTCCGCATTCTGGAAGTGGATGGAGAAGCGGGGCCATGCCGTTGCCGGCAACCCGTGGGAACGGCAAAGCCTGAAGCTGAAAAAGGTGAAGACGGAGGAGGGGGAGGAGGCCAAGCGCCCCTTCACGAACGACGAGATCACCAAAATCCTCGCTGCCGCGAAGGGGGTCCTCGGCGACCTCTGCCGACTGGGAGCCCTTTCGGGAATGCGAATCGGGGAGATGGCGGAACTCCGGGTGCGGAACGTGAAGGAGGGGACCATTCGGGTAGGGCAGGGGAAGACGGAAGCGGCTACGCGAGACGTCCCCATCCACCCCGACGTCGCGGCGTTGGTCGCCGCTCGGTGCGAAGGGAAGGAGGCGGATGCCTACCTCTTCCACGAACTCCCCGACCAACAGAACGCCGCCCGTCCCCGCGGGGCCCCTGCCTCCCAGGCGTTCACGCGGCTACTCAGGGAGCTGAAGCTTGAAGACCGCATCCCCGGCCGCCGTCAGGCTCGAATTGATTTCCACTCGTTCCGCCGGTGGTTTATGCGTCGGGCGAGGAACGCCTTGGAGAAGGGGGCCACAGGCTTCACCGCGTGGACCTTGGCGGAGGTGGCCGGCCATTCAAACGAGAGCGGCCCACTGGCCCTGACGATGGGCAGATATCCGGGGGCATCCAGGATCGAGGCGAAGCGAGCCTGTGTCGAGGCGGTTCAGTTGCCGAAGCCTAAGGTTGATGAAACCAGCTCGTGA
- a CDS encoding mechanosensitive ion channel family protein, with protein sequence MFGDEHYLPLALINLLGIAGIVVWHVQGSSRPTGRLLVQILFFTGMSLVLYTGGIAPHQIDDVYTEGFAALLSKSARLLWWTHLAWTIIGLLHIYVRLNRKPREAHLILDMAVAVIYLGVALSVMGFVFGVPIASLVTTSGVVAVILGLALQNTLGDVFSGIALTLGKAYAIGDWVQLSDGTAGRVTETNWRSTNLLTGANNIVVLPNSMLAKQGLTSLSRPDETHQITLGVRFAAVQRPRWIEEAMRSVLQASTRIVKDPPPTVALKSIDAVAIDVELQFRVASLAMGTLAKNEIIDLIYDHCKADGLALALPAQSLVYVLATTRGEASAPRAESRSPGAP encoded by the coding sequence ATGTTTGGCGATGAGCACTACCTGCCGCTTGCCCTGATCAACCTCCTGGGAATTGCCGGCATCGTCGTCTGGCACGTTCAGGGCAGCAGCCGCCCGACCGGGCGGCTGCTCGTCCAGATCCTGTTCTTCACCGGTATGAGCCTCGTTCTTTATACGGGAGGCATCGCGCCGCATCAGATCGATGACGTCTACACGGAAGGTTTCGCCGCGTTGCTGTCGAAGTCCGCCAGGCTTCTGTGGTGGACCCACCTCGCATGGACGATCATCGGTCTCCTCCACATCTATGTCCGGCTCAATCGCAAGCCGCGGGAAGCCCATCTCATCTTGGACATGGCCGTTGCCGTCATCTATCTCGGCGTGGCGCTGTCGGTGATGGGCTTCGTCTTCGGCGTGCCCATCGCCTCGCTGGTGACGACCTCGGGCGTGGTCGCCGTCATCTTGGGTCTGGCACTACAGAATACGCTCGGCGACGTCTTTTCGGGCATCGCGCTGACACTCGGCAAGGCCTATGCGATAGGCGACTGGGTGCAGCTGAGCGACGGCACGGCGGGGCGCGTCACCGAAACCAACTGGCGCTCCACCAATCTGCTGACCGGGGCGAACAATATCGTCGTGCTGCCCAACAGCATGCTGGCAAAACAGGGCCTGACCAGCCTCAGCCGTCCTGATGAGACGCATCAGATCACATTGGGCGTGCGCTTCGCTGCGGTGCAGCGGCCGCGCTGGATCGAGGAGGCGATGCGGTCCGTGCTGCAAGCCAGCACCCGCATCGTAAAGGATCCGCCGCCGACCGTTGCCCTGAAGTCCATCGACGCCGTGGCGATCGACGTGGAGCTGCAGTTCCGCGTCGCCAGCCTCGCCATGGGAACGCTCGCCAAGAACGAGATCATCGACCTCATCTACGACCACTGCAAAGCAGACGGGCTTGCCCTGGCCTTGCCAGCACAAAGCCTCGTGTACGTGCTGGCGACAACGCGCGGCGAGGCTTCCGCCCCCCGTGCCGAATCGCGCTCACCCGGCGCGCCCTAG
- a CDS encoding NAD(P)/FAD-dependent oxidoreductase: MRLVIIGAGFAGMYAALSAARLRDLQGISPDQLEIELVAPQPTLVVRPRLYEPKPETLTAPLLELLEAIDVRYVQGTAETVDTRSNSVGIVTGGGERRTLPYDRLVLATGSRLFRPDIPGLAEHVFSVDQLDDAVALDRHLHELARRPASASRDTVVVAGGGFTGIEAATEMPARLRAILGDKAAIRVVIVDRNDAIAPDMGAGPRPVIEDALRKVGVETRLGTGVASVDAGGVTLTGGERIESATVIWAAGMRAAPLTQQIPAERDNLGRLLVDRALRVPGVGAVFATGDAAKAARDDAGNYALMSCQHATRMGAFAGHNAAAELLGMPTIPYHQEAYVTCLDLGDAGAVFTRGWDRQVEFVGAEAKKMKQEINTVWIYPPRAQRDVALASAEPERVTDL; this comes from the coding sequence ATGCGACTGGTCATCATCGGCGCCGGCTTCGCCGGCATGTATGCCGCCCTTTCCGCCGCGCGCCTGCGCGATCTCCAGGGCATCTCCCCCGACCAGCTCGAAATCGAGCTGGTGGCGCCGCAGCCGACGTTGGTGGTTCGCCCGCGACTCTACGAGCCCAAGCCCGAGACGCTGACGGCGCCGCTTCTGGAACTGCTTGAGGCAATAGACGTCCGCTATGTGCAGGGCACCGCCGAGACGGTCGACACCCGGTCCAATTCGGTGGGGATCGTCACCGGTGGCGGCGAACGCAGGACGCTGCCCTATGACCGGCTGGTGCTCGCCACCGGCAGCCGGCTGTTCCGCCCGGATATTCCCGGACTCGCCGAGCATGTGTTCAGCGTCGACCAGCTCGACGACGCGGTCGCACTCGACCGCCATCTCCACGAGCTGGCGCGCCGGCCGGCTTCGGCTTCCCGCGACACGGTAGTCGTCGCCGGCGGCGGCTTCACCGGCATCGAGGCGGCGACGGAAATGCCGGCGCGGCTGCGGGCCATTCTCGGCGACAAGGCCGCTATCCGCGTCGTCATCGTCGACCGCAACGACGCCATCGCGCCCGACATGGGCGCCGGTCCGCGCCCGGTCATCGAGGACGCCCTGCGCAAGGTGGGCGTGGAGACCCGGCTCGGCACCGGCGTCGCTTCGGTGGATGCCGGTGGCGTGACACTCACCGGCGGCGAGCGCATCGAGAGCGCGACGGTGATCTGGGCCGCCGGCATGCGTGCCGCGCCGCTGACCCAGCAGATCCCGGCCGAGCGCGACAATCTCGGCCGGCTGCTCGTCGACCGCGCCCTGCGCGTGCCGGGCGTCGGCGCCGTCTTCGCCACCGGCGATGCCGCCAAGGCGGCGCGCGACGACGCGGGCAATTACGCGCTGATGTCCTGCCAGCACGCCACACGCATGGGCGCCTTCGCCGGCCACAACGCCGCCGCCGAGCTGCTGGGCATGCCGACCATTCCCTACCACCAGGAAGCCTATGTGACCTGCCTCGACCTCGGCGATGCCGGCGCGGTGTTCACGCGCGGCTGGGACCGCCAGGTCGAGTTCGTGGGCGCCGAGGCCAAGAAGATGAAGCAGGAGATCAACACCGTGTGGATCTACCCGCCCCGTGCCCAGCGCGACGTCGCCCTCGCTTCGGCGGAGCCCGAGCGTGTCACCGACCTTTAG
- a CDS encoding alpha/beta fold hydrolase produces the protein MRTVTTNDGVEIFYKDWGPKTGQPIFFHHGWPLSSDDWDAQMLAFVGRGYRVVAHDRRGHGRSTQVSDGHDMDHYAADVAAVVEHLDLRNAVHVGHSTGGGEATRYVARHGKGRVAKLVLISAVPPLMVKTSANPGGLPIEVFDDLRTKLASNRSQFYLDFASGPFFGYNRPGAEPSQAVIWNWWRQAMMGGAKAQYDGIRAFCETDFTEDLTRITVPTLVMHGTDDQIVPIADSALLSAKLVKNGTLKTYEKLPHGICTTHADLVTAELLAFVES, from the coding sequence ATGCGTACTGTCACCACGAACGACGGCGTTGAGATCTTCTACAAGGACTGGGGCCCGAAGACCGGACAGCCGATCTTCTTCCACCATGGCTGGCCGCTCTCTTCCGACGATTGGGATGCGCAGATGCTCGCCTTCGTCGGCCGGGGCTATCGCGTCGTCGCCCATGACCGCCGCGGGCACGGCCGCTCGACCCAGGTGAGCGACGGCCACGACATGGACCACTATGCCGCCGACGTCGCGGCAGTGGTCGAGCATCTCGATCTCCGCAACGCCGTCCATGTCGGCCATTCCACTGGCGGCGGCGAGGCGACCCGCTACGTCGCGCGCCACGGCAAGGGCCGGGTGGCCAAGCTGGTGCTGATCAGCGCCGTGCCGCCGCTGATGGTGAAAACATCGGCCAATCCCGGCGGACTGCCGATCGAGGTGTTCGACGACCTGCGCACGAAGCTCGCCTCCAACCGCTCGCAATTCTACCTCGATTTCGCCAGCGGCCCGTTCTTCGGCTACAACCGGCCCGGCGCCGAGCCCTCGCAGGCGGTCATCTGGAACTGGTGGCGCCAGGCCATGATGGGGGGCGCCAAGGCGCAGTATGACGGCATCAGGGCCTTCTGCGAAACCGACTTCACCGAGGATCTCACGCGCATCACCGTGCCGACGCTGGTGATGCACGGCACCGACGATCAGATCGTGCCCATCGCCGACTCGGCCCTGCTCTCGGCGAAGCTCGTGAAGAACGGCACGCTCAAGACCTATGAGAAGCTGCCGCACGGCATCTGCACCACCCATGCCGATCTCGTCACCGCCGAGTTGCTCGCCTTCGTAGAGAGCTGA
- a CDS encoding helix-turn-helix transcriptional regulator, producing the protein MDETILRVSSLEDLFRTSEPTKEQPWTASRPTADEMARVLGTTPRRIVTELSGSSIAHWKHGELHDVVEPMKDHVIMTYIGTMQRLERRTGKTRASGTARPGVVTIIPSGSSSRWDIGGEVNVLQLYLPHAILERVAAETDASVAAPLLERTGYLDPTTSRLLMSAADVLDGSEALDALFRQQLTELLATRLLSAHTGAQASHQPASGGLSPTALRRAIERLRSDSDADLSLAALAADAHLSRFHFCRAFKQSTGLSPHAWLRQHRLAQASKLLRETDEPVVSIAVALGYGSQSAFTVAFRRLTGETPREWRRRAR; encoded by the coding sequence ATGGACGAGACCATCCTGCGCGTGTCCTCGCTAGAGGATCTATTCCGCACTTCCGAACCCACGAAGGAACAGCCGTGGACCGCCTCCCGGCCCACGGCGGACGAGATGGCGCGCGTCCTCGGCACCACGCCGCGCCGCATCGTCACCGAGCTTTCCGGCAGCTCCATTGCCCATTGGAAGCACGGCGAACTGCACGATGTGGTCGAGCCGATGAAGGACCATGTCATCATGACCTATATCGGCACGATGCAGCGCCTCGAGCGCCGGACGGGGAAGACCCGGGCGTCCGGAACGGCGCGGCCGGGCGTGGTGACGATCATTCCGTCCGGCTCCAGTTCGCGCTGGGACATCGGCGGCGAGGTCAACGTCCTCCAGCTCTATCTGCCGCACGCCATCCTCGAGCGCGTCGCCGCCGAGACCGATGCATCGGTAGCGGCGCCGCTGCTGGAGCGCACCGGCTATCTCGACCCGACGACATCCCGCCTGTTGATGAGCGCGGCGGACGTCCTCGACGGCAGCGAGGCCCTCGACGCGCTGTTCCGGCAGCAGCTCACCGAGCTTCTGGCGACGCGGCTTTTGTCCGCGCACACCGGCGCTCAGGCCAGCCATCAGCCGGCATCGGGCGGGCTGTCGCCGACGGCGCTGCGCCGCGCCATCGAGCGCCTGCGCTCGGACAGCGACGCCGACCTGTCGCTCGCCGCGCTCGCGGCCGACGCCCACCTGTCGCGCTTCCATTTCTGCCGCGCCTTCAAGCAGAGCACCGGGCTTTCGCCACATGCCTGGTTGCGGCAGCACCGGCTGGCGCAGGCATCGAAGCTGCTGCGCGAAACCGACGAGCCGGTCGTGTCGATCGCGGTGGCGCTGGGCTACGGCTCCCAATCCGCCTTCACCGTCGCCTTCAGGCGCCTGACCGGAGAAACACCGAGAGAATGGCGACGCCGAGCGCGTTAG
- a CDS encoding winged helix-turn-helix domain-containing protein: MKYHFADCVLDLDRRELTRGSQPVAVGPQVFDLLVHLVENHERVVSKDGLLDAVWNGRIVSESTLSSHINAVRKAIGDSGAEQRLVRTVARKGFRFVGDVIEVRQPDASGEVGIAQRLSIPETTAAMAHKPSIAVMPFQNLSGDPEQDYFADGMAEEIITALSRVRWLFVIARNSSFAFRGSPVDVKQISRDLGVTYVLEGSVRKAADRIRITGQLVNASTNGYLWADRFEGPLDDIFTLQDRISGNVVGAIAPQMELAEIERARRKPTENLNAYDCYLRGLAHLHRGGREAVGEALPLFRKAIELDAEFAPPKAMAAWGYFWRKINGWTTDSALETAEGTALARDAVELGRDDAVVLARAGHALAHLAGEFDSGIALLDRALFLNPNLAPAWFLGGFLRVWHGEPEEAIDYFEHAMRLSPVDPELYRMQAGIAMAHLFAGRFEAASLWADQAQQNLPSFLMAVATGAASQALSGRTEDARRTMDRLRELSPALRLSSLKDWLPIRRQEDIALFADGLREAGLPDQ, translated from the coding sequence TTGAAGTATCATTTCGCAGATTGCGTTCTCGACCTCGATCGACGAGAGCTCACTCGTGGGTCGCAGCCGGTCGCCGTCGGACCGCAGGTCTTCGACCTGCTGGTGCATCTCGTCGAGAACCACGAACGGGTCGTGAGCAAGGACGGTCTGCTCGATGCGGTCTGGAACGGCCGCATCGTCTCCGAATCCACGCTGTCCAGTCACATCAACGCGGTGCGCAAGGCGATCGGCGACAGCGGCGCCGAGCAGCGCCTCGTGCGCACCGTCGCCCGCAAGGGCTTCCGCTTCGTCGGCGATGTCATAGAGGTCCGGCAACCGGACGCGTCCGGCGAGGTGGGGATCGCGCAGAGACTCAGCATACCGGAAACGACGGCCGCGATGGCGCACAAGCCTTCCATCGCCGTCATGCCGTTCCAGAATCTCAGCGGCGATCCGGAACAGGACTATTTCGCCGACGGCATGGCGGAAGAGATCATCACTGCCCTGTCGCGGGTGCGTTGGCTGTTCGTCATCGCGCGCAATTCGAGCTTCGCCTTTCGCGGTAGCCCCGTCGACGTGAAGCAGATCAGCCGCGACCTAGGCGTTACCTATGTACTCGAAGGCAGCGTGCGCAAGGCCGCAGACCGCATCCGCATCACCGGCCAGCTCGTCAATGCCAGCACCAATGGCTATCTGTGGGCCGACCGCTTCGAGGGGCCCCTCGACGACATCTTCACGCTGCAGGACCGTATCTCCGGCAATGTCGTCGGCGCCATTGCCCCGCAGATGGAGCTGGCGGAGATCGAGCGTGCGCGGCGCAAGCCCACCGAAAATCTCAACGCGTATGACTGCTATCTGCGTGGCCTCGCGCATCTGCACCGTGGCGGCAGGGAAGCCGTCGGGGAAGCACTGCCGCTGTTCCGCAAGGCGATCGAGCTCGATGCCGAGTTCGCGCCGCCTAAGGCAATGGCCGCCTGGGGTTACTTCTGGCGCAAGATCAATGGCTGGACGACCGATTCCGCACTGGAGACCGCCGAGGGCACAGCCCTCGCCCGTGACGCCGTGGAACTCGGCCGGGACGACGCGGTGGTGCTTGCGAGGGCCGGCCATGCGCTCGCCCATCTCGCGGGCGAGTTCGACAGCGGCATCGCCCTTCTCGACAGGGCGCTGTTCCTCAATCCCAACCTGGCGCCGGCCTGGTTCCTCGGCGGCTTCCTGCGGGTCTGGCACGGCGAGCCGGAAGAAGCGATCGATTATTTCGAGCACGCCATGCGCCTGAGCCCTGTCGATCCCGAACTCTACCGGATGCAGGCCGGGATCGCGATGGCGCATCTCTTCGCCGGCCGTTTCGAGGCCGCGTCGCTATGGGCGGACCAGGCCCAGCAGAACCTGCCGAGCTTCCTCATGGCCGTGGCCACCGGCGCAGCCAGTCAGGCGCTGTCCGGCCGTACAGAGGACGCCCGCCGGACCATGGATCGTTTACGTGAGCTCAGCCCTGCGCTGCGCCTCTCCTCCCTGAAGGACTGGCTGCCGATCCGCCGGCAGGAAGATATCGCCCTGTTCGCCGACGGCCTGCGCGAAGCCGGCCTTCCCGACCAGTGA
- a CDS encoding CaiB/BaiF CoA transferase family protein, translating into MSLLKGVRVISFNHFLAGPHAAQMLGDMGADVIAVEPLDGAFQRNWAVAGHFVAGESVNHLNTGRSKRSIALDLKSTAGRAIAERLVAGADVVMENFRPGTMTKFGMGPEELRARYPRLIYASATGFGATGPFAHRPGQDLLLQAMSGLAAHTGPAEGPPVPLGSVVIDHHTAVLCVLGIVAALFAREQTGDGRRVDVSLLQGAIDLQGEPLTAWLNGAPHDGPRAPQGVASWFSSAGHGIHCTADGCIAISMAAPAVLARALDLPELAEVSPEAMLKERAYYNRLIVAQLATRTTAAWQAALDSAGVWNAPVEDYDAVRENPQLAHLGAFQTAMSSGGAEVTFVSHPVQYDGATLPITRVPQPLGAQTREILAEAGYATDEIETFLKDDVVRTAPAA; encoded by the coding sequence GTGTCGCTGCTCAAGGGCGTTCGTGTCATCAGCTTTAATCACTTCCTCGCCGGGCCCCATGCCGCGCAGATGCTGGGGGACATGGGCGCGGACGTGATCGCCGTGGAGCCCCTGGACGGCGCCTTCCAGCGCAACTGGGCGGTGGCAGGGCACTTCGTGGCGGGCGAGAGCGTCAACCACCTGAATACCGGCCGCAGCAAACGTTCTATCGCTCTCGATCTGAAGAGCACCGCGGGACGCGCCATCGCCGAGCGCCTTGTGGCCGGCGCCGATGTGGTGATGGAAAACTTCCGCCCCGGCACCATGACCAAGTTCGGCATGGGGCCGGAGGAGCTGCGTGCGCGCTATCCGCGCCTCATCTACGCCTCCGCCACCGGCTTCGGCGCCACCGGCCCCTTCGCCCACAGGCCGGGGCAGGACCTCCTGCTTCAGGCTATGTCCGGCCTTGCCGCCCACACCGGCCCGGCCGAAGGGCCGCCCGTGCCGCTGGGCTCGGTGGTGATCGATCACCACACCGCCGTGCTTTGCGTGCTGGGCATCGTCGCGGCGCTGTTCGCCCGGGAGCAGACCGGCGACGGCCGCCGGGTGGACGTGAGCCTGCTCCAGGGCGCCATCGACCTTCAGGGCGAGCCCCTGACCGCCTGGTTGAATGGAGCGCCCCACGACGGCCCCCGCGCGCCGCAGGGGGTGGCAAGCTGGTTCTCCTCCGCCGGCCACGGCATTCACTGCACCGCAGACGGCTGCATCGCCATCTCCATGGCCGCGCCGGCGGTGCTCGCCCGCGCCCTCGACCTGCCGGAACTAGCCGAGGTCAGCCCCGAGGCCATGCTGAAGGAGCGCGCTTACTACAACCGGCTGATCGTGGCCCAGCTCGCGACCCGCACCACCGCCGCGTGGCAGGCGGCGCTGGACTCCGCTGGCGTCTGGAATGCGCCGGTGGAGGATTATGACGCCGTTCGCGAAAATCCGCAACTGGCCCATCTGGGCGCCTTCCAAACGGCGATGAGCTCCGGCGGCGCGGAGGTCACCTTCGTATCCCACCCGGTGCAATATGACGGCGCCACCCTGCCCATCACCCGCGTGCCCCAGCCTTTGGGGGCTCAGACCCGGGAGATCCTGGCCGAGGCCGGCTATGCCACCGACGAGATCGAGACCTTCCTGAAGGACGACGTGGTGCGCACGGCCCCCGCCGCCTGA
- a CDS encoding acyl-CoA dehydrogenase family protein, whose product MDFSLSDETRMVVDTVRRFVRDKVQPLEQETEELGRVPPDKLAPLKAEAIALGLYALNMPAEVGGGGLSVLDMCLVEEQLGQTSDALIRRVFGQVYPMLMACTPAQRAVYLAPTITGEKICAMAITEPGAGSDAASITTTARLEDGHWVLNGSKHFISDGDIADYVIVMAVTDPEKRARGGITLFLVDRDAPGFSVSRVQPMMGHRGYGHAELVFDECRIPEANVLGEVGGGFKLIMSSVSGIRLGHIGARAVGMAQRVLELMRAHASTRKQFGQPIGDFQMVQQMIADSAMEIYATRMMVLNCAWEIDQGLDPREKVSMIKVYASEMLGRVADRGIQMFGGYGFSKDLPLERIYRDCRVTRIYDGTSEIHRMLIARSIIRNGLTL is encoded by the coding sequence ATGGACTTTTCCCTCTCCGACGAGACCCGCATGGTGGTCGATACGGTCCGCCGCTTTGTGCGCGACAAGGTGCAGCCGCTGGAACAGGAGACCGAGGAACTGGGCCGCGTGCCGCCGGACAAGCTGGCGCCCCTGAAGGCGGAGGCCATCGCCCTCGGCCTTTATGCCCTCAACATGCCGGCGGAGGTGGGCGGCGGCGGCCTGTCGGTGCTCGACATGTGCCTGGTGGAGGAGCAGCTCGGCCAGACCTCCGATGCCCTCATCCGGCGGGTGTTCGGGCAGGTCTATCCCATGCTGATGGCATGCACGCCGGCCCAGCGGGCGGTCTATCTGGCGCCGACGATCACCGGAGAGAAGATCTGCGCCATGGCCATCACCGAGCCCGGCGCCGGCTCGGATGCCGCCTCCATCACCACCACCGCCCGCCTGGAGGATGGCCACTGGGTGCTGAACGGCAGCAAGCATTTCATCTCTGACGGCGACATTGCGGACTATGTAATCGTGATGGCCGTGACCGATCCGGAGAAGCGGGCCCGCGGCGGCATTACCCTCTTCCTGGTGGATCGCGATGCTCCGGGCTTCTCGGTCTCCCGGGTGCAGCCCATGATGGGCCATCGCGGCTATGGCCATGCCGAGCTCGTCTTCGACGAATGCCGCATCCCCGAGGCCAACGTACTCGGCGAGGTGGGCGGCGGCTTCAAGCTGATCATGTCCAGCGTCAGCGGCATCCGGCTCGGCCACATCGGCGCCCGCGCGGTGGGCATGGCCCAGCGGGTGCTGGAGCTGATGCGCGCCCATGCGAGCACCCGCAAGCAGTTCGGCCAGCCCATCGGCGACTTCCAGATGGTGCAGCAGATGATCGCCGACAGCGCCATGGAGATCTATGCCACGCGCATGATGGTGCTCAATTGCGCCTGGGAGATCGACCAGGGCCTCGACCCGCGCGAAAAGGTGTCGATGATCAAGGTCTATGCCTCGGAGATGCTCGGCCGCGTCGCCGACCGCGGCATCCAGATGTTTGGCGGCTATGGCTTCTCCAAGGATCTGCCGCTGGAACGCATCTACCGGGATTGCCGGGTGACGCGGATTTATGACGGCACCTCCGAGATCCACCGGATGCTGATCGCCCGCTCCATCATCCGCAACGGCCTCACGCTCTGA
- a CDS encoding MaoC family dehydratase, translating into MTNAPAIGQDIRFSKTMTVAEQALFTGISGNLGGLYVDRTKARDAGLADMAVFELAASALLTTCLSRLAGPAHRIANFSVSFAQAVPVGTTIAAKATVTSLDAVGALTCALEASAGEAVLIRGTARLVPVSGGADV; encoded by the coding sequence ATGACCAACGCTCCGGCCATCGGACAGGACATCCGCTTCTCCAAGACCATGACGGTGGCCGAGCAGGCCCTCTTCACCGGCATCAGCGGCAATCTCGGCGGCCTCTACGTGGACCGCACCAAGGCGCGGGACGCCGGCCTCGCCGACATGGCCGTGTTCGAGCTCGCCGCCTCGGCGCTGCTCACCACCTGCCTGTCCCGCCTCGCCGGCCCGGCCCACCGCATCGCCAATTTCTCGGTCTCCTTCGCCCAGGCGGTGCCTGTGGGCACGACGATTGCTGCGAAGGCGACCGTCACCAGCCTCGATGCCGTCGGCGCGCTCACCTGCGCCCTTGAGGCCTCCGCGGGCGAGGCGGTGCTGATCCGCGGCACCGCGCGCCTCGTGCCGGTCTCCGGGGGCGCCGATGTATGA
- a CDS encoding MaoC family dehydratase has product MYEIKHFAELKVGDRVRVSKTVTEADGSLYIAATGDFGPVHIDEAFASGTRFGQRLAPGIMVAGLCTSVLTAELAGILGVSIEDRFWFTGPVFYGDTITIDVWIAERDEATRTLTWEASAVNEAGQEVLKARATLKFPRPRPVA; this is encoded by the coding sequence ATGTATGAGATCAAGCACTTTGCAGAGCTGAAGGTCGGCGACCGCGTGCGCGTATCGAAGACCGTGACGGAGGCCGACGGCAGCCTCTACATCGCCGCCACCGGAGACTTCGGGCCGGTCCATATCGATGAGGCCTTCGCCTCCGGCACCAGATTCGGCCAGCGGCTGGCGCCCGGCATCATGGTCGCGGGGCTCTGCACCAGCGTGCTGACGGCGGAGCTCGCCGGCATTCTCGGTGTCTCCATCGAGGACCGGTTCTGGTTCACCGGCCCGGTCTTCTATGGCGACACCATCACCATCGACGTGTGGATCGCCGAGCGGGACGAGGCCACCCGCACCCTCACCTGGGAAGCTTCCGCCGTGAACGAGGCGGGCCAGGAAGTTCTGAAGGCCCGCGCCACCCTGAAATTTCCCCGCCCCCGCCCGGTCGCCTGA